In the Deltaproteobacteria bacterium genome, TGGTCGGTTGATTTGACAACGATCCACGAGGTGATTTGCTAAGGAGGTGCCGTCGCTTCGAACCTTCGCAAGGCTCCTCGTGCCGCGGCCTGTGCGCCGTCTCGCGCGCGAACAGCATCGGCGCTACGTGTTTCGCCGCGCCATGCGGCGACTCTTCAAGCAATCGCAGAATGCCGAGTTTCCGCTACCCGTACTCTCCGATCTGGTCTACGGCTGGGCGAACTCGTGGTCGGTGAAGCCGGAGTACATCGCGGCCTTCCTCCGCGGTGCGCGCGAGGCCGAGGGACCGATACTCGAATGTGGGTCGGGTTTGTCGACCGTACTACTCGGATCGGTCGCGCAACGCACGGGCAACCGAGTGTGGTCGCTCGAACACGACCGCGCGTGGGCGACGCGCACGCGCGATGCGTTGCGCCGCTTCGGCATCACCAGCGTCGAGCTCTGCGTTTCAGATCTCCGCGACTACGGCTCGTACACCTGGTACGACCCGCCCGCGGCTCGTCTGCCCACCGATTTTGCATTGGTGGTCTGCGATGGTCCGCCAGGACAGACCCCCGGAGGTCGCTACGGGTTGTTGCCGATTCTTGGCGCGCATCTCAAGCCCGGCTGCACCATCTTGCTGGACGATGCCGCGAGGCCGATGGAGCGCGAAGCACTCGCCCGCTGGGCCCACGAACTGGGCGTCGAATCTACAATCCATGGGGTCGACAAGCCGTTCGCGGCGCTCGTGGTCCCGTACGTATCGAACAAGGGAGACTAGCCTTGATCCGACATGAAACTCACCGCCGAGAGCGCGGAGATCGCAGAGAGAGAGTCGGCACGAGGGTATTCGGCGAAATTCGTCGATCTCATTGGCAATAGACTTTCTCCCGCTTTTTGGCTCGGCGCTCTTGGCGCGCTCTGCGGTGAATCCGCTTATGTCACATCAATGCTAGTGTTGCGCCACGCGTAACGCGCCGAGCGGCGCGGCATCCAAACCGATGATCAACGCGCAGGAGGGTTCCATGGCGGGCGATACTCATTACGACGTGATCATCATCGGCAGCGGGGCCGGCGGCGGTACGCTGGCCTACAAGCTGGCGCCGTCGGGTAAACGCATCCTGCTGCTCGAACGCGGATCGTACGTCCCGCGTGAAAAGGAAAACTGGGATTCGCACGCCGTCAACGTCGAGGCCCGTTACCACATCAAGGAGCCGTGGTTCGATAAGGACGACAAGGAGTTTCACGCCGGCGCCCACTACTTCGTCGGCGGCAATACCAAGTTCTATGGCGCCGCGCTGATTCGCTTGCGCGAGAAGGACTTCGGCGAGGTTCGGCATCACGGCGGCGTGTCGCCGGCGTGGCCAATTCGCTATCAAGACCTCGAAGCGTATTACACGACCACCGAGCATCTCTACCAAGTACACGGGCAGCGCGGCACCGATCCGGTCGAGCCGCCGGCGAGCGCGCCGTATGAGCATCCACCGCTCAGCCACGAGCCACGCATCAAACAACTCGTCGAAGACATGACGCGACTCGGCCACCGGCCATTTCCGATGCCGGTCGGCATCATGCTCGACGAAAAGAATCCGCAGAAGAGCAAGTGCATCCGTTGCAACACCTGCGACGGCTATCCGTGCTTGGTCAACGCCAAGGCCGACGCGCAGGTGATCTGCGTCGATCCGGCACTAGCGTACCCGAACGTGACGCTGTTGACCGATGCCTACGTCGCGCGCCTTGAAACCAGCGCGTCGGGACGTGAGATCACCGCGGTGCACGTCGA is a window encoding:
- a CDS encoding class I SAM-dependent methyltransferase, encoding MRRLFKQSQNAEFPLPVLSDLVYGWANSWSVKPEYIAAFLRGAREAEGPILECGSGLSTVLLGSVAQRTGNRVWSLEHDRAWATRTRDALRRFGITSVELCVSDLRDYGSYTWYDPPAARLPTDFALVVCDGPPGQTPGGRYGLLPILGAHLKPGCTILLDDAARPMEREALARWAHELGVESTIHGVDKPFAALVVPYVSNKGD